A genomic stretch from Telmatocola sphagniphila includes:
- a CDS encoding YkgJ family cysteine cluster protein — MRLTLQSLPVLHNWDCHACGECCREYEIQITEEERQRIIDQKWEEDPEMKGVTLFKPSGRFKKQWRLNHRESDDGCVFLTEKGLCRIHGKFGEPAKPLACRVYPFILIPVAKQWKVGLRFACPSVTKNIGKAMPGHLEELQVYAQALEKRANVTDETIVEPPPLQTSQSVSWEDLQVFARHFRNLLTDNSDYPIEFRLRVILGVATICRSARFDKVSGNRLEEFLGILTQEVLAITPEDNTELAPPGWIGRILFRQISAVFCRKDKGPQQGISRKGRVALLFAAWRFVRGSGPIPKTHRQIPDGTFEAAEKPTGGLLDETEDLFERYFRVKLDSMQFCGATNDNRMFWDGLESLLLTFPIVCWLARVFHDRPQEEAFRWALQVVDDNFGFNKLLKSQRYVYSTRIMCKRGELAKLIAWYSR, encoded by the coding sequence ATGCGTTTAACCTTGCAATCACTTCCGGTCCTGCACAATTGGGACTGTCACGCCTGCGGCGAATGCTGCCGGGAATACGAAATCCAAATCACCGAGGAAGAACGGCAGAGAATTATCGATCAGAAGTGGGAAGAAGACCCCGAAATGAAAGGGGTGACACTCTTCAAGCCGTCTGGTCGATTCAAAAAACAATGGCGGCTCAACCACCGCGAATCGGACGACGGCTGCGTCTTTCTCACCGAAAAAGGACTCTGCCGGATTCACGGTAAATTCGGCGAACCGGCCAAACCCCTCGCGTGCCGAGTCTATCCGTTTATTTTGATTCCTGTGGCCAAGCAGTGGAAGGTGGGACTTCGCTTCGCCTGCCCGTCCGTGACCAAAAATATCGGTAAAGCGATGCCCGGCCATCTGGAGGAATTGCAGGTCTATGCTCAGGCGCTGGAAAAGCGAGCCAACGTCACCGATGAAACGATCGTCGAGCCTCCGCCCCTGCAAACTTCACAGTCCGTCAGCTGGGAGGATTTGCAAGTCTTCGCCCGGCATTTCCGCAATCTGCTGACCGACAACAGCGACTACCCGATTGAGTTTCGATTGCGGGTGATCCTGGGTGTGGCCACCATATGCCGCTCAGCCAGATTCGACAAAGTCTCGGGGAATAGGCTGGAAGAATTCCTCGGAATTCTGACGCAAGAAGTTCTGGCAATCACTCCGGAAGACAATACCGAATTGGCACCGCCAGGCTGGATTGGACGGATTCTATTTCGACAGATCTCGGCGGTTTTCTGCCGCAAAGATAAGGGACCGCAACAAGGGATTTCCCGCAAAGGGCGGGTGGCCCTGCTCTTCGCCGCCTGGCGTTTCGTTCGAGGGAGCGGACCGATTCCCAAGACTCATCGGCAGATCCCCGATGGCACTTTTGAAGCCGCCGAGAAACCGACGGGGGGATTATTGGACGAGACCGAAGACCTCTTCGAACGTTATTTTCGGGTGAAGTTGGATTCGATGCAATTCTGCGGGGCAACTAACGACAACCGCATGTTCTGGGACGGCTTGGAATCGCTGTTATTGACGTTTCCGATTGTCTGCTGGCTGGCGAGAGTCTTCCACGATCGTCCTCAGGAAGAAGCCTTCCGATGGGCACTGCAGGTGGTGGACGACAACTTTGGTTTTAACAAGCTGCTGAAGTCTCAGAGGTACGTCTATTCGACGCGAATCATGTGCAAACGGGGCGAACTGGCGAAATTAATCGCCTGGTATTCCCGTTGA
- the lexA gene encoding transcriptional repressor LexA: protein MARSAEMTVRQKEVLDFIRTKIENRGFPPSIREICDAFDFKSPNAVTGHLKALERKGFINRMEHKSARAIEVPDIRVGRVSFPLLGLVSAGMGIEAVQQDDQIDLGELFGGKEHFALRVRGTSMIEDHIADGDIVIIKKQPTANNGERVVAMIDREVTLKKFYKKRDSIRLEPANSTMEAIVVTPDRDISILGVLVGVVRKC, encoded by the coding sequence ATGGCACGTTCTGCGGAAATGACTGTTCGTCAGAAGGAAGTTCTGGACTTTATTAGAACGAAAATTGAAAACCGAGGTTTCCCTCCCTCGATCCGAGAAATTTGCGATGCTTTCGATTTCAAGAGTCCGAACGCCGTGACGGGTCACCTCAAAGCCCTCGAACGCAAGGGCTTCATTAACCGGATGGAGCACAAGAGCGCCCGAGCGATTGAAGTCCCCGATATTCGCGTCGGCCGGGTTTCCTTTCCCTTGCTCGGTCTGGTTTCCGCCGGTATGGGAATCGAAGCCGTGCAGCAGGATGACCAGATTGATCTCGGCGAGCTCTTCGGCGGAAAAGAACACTTTGCTTTGCGAGTTCGCGGCACCTCGATGATCGAAGATCACATCGCCGATGGCGATATCGTCATTATCAAAAAGCAGCCGACGGCCAACAACGGCGAGCGAGTGGTCGCCATGATCGACCGAGAAGTGACGCTGAAAAAGTTCTACAAGAAGCGGGATTCGATTCGCCTGGAACCGGCTAACAGCACGATGGAAGCGATTGTCGTCACTCCCGATCGCGATATTTCGATTCTGGGAGTGCTGGTAGGGGTCGTTCGGAAGTGCTGA